The genomic window GCCGTTCAGTTCGAAGTGAACAACGCCGACGGCTTGATGGTGGTGCTGCAGTCCTTCGACGACGGCGCCCGTCGTGACGGTCGTCGGCTGCTGGTATGGGATGAATGAACCCGAGACAACCCAGCGCCGGCTGGGAGGGTACGTCGGAATTCCTCGGTACGTAGCCAGGTATGGCGACTTCGGGTCATGTACACGCAACGCAGCCGAGCCGGTTCGGCGGATGACTTCGACCCGGCGGTCCGCGACGTCGACAAGCAATCCCGGGGCCCCTTCGACTGGTTCGAGCCGGTCCGCGCCCTCGATGCCTTCCACATACACCGCGTCGGTGTCGGCCCGCCATCGACCGGGAAGGTCGGCGACTTGCGCGAATTGGTCACTGAGCCAATACAAGCCGGTGATGCTCACCCATCCCAGCGGATCACCGTAGTAGCGTTCGCGTTCACTGTGCCACTGGTTCCACTGTGCCTCGAACGCTGCTGTGGGTGGTCTCCACGTTGCTGGTCATTGTGTGACCATCCTTTCTAACCGGCTTGTCGGGCAGCGTTTCCCAGACGCAGCTGGGAGATGAGAGGGCGGCTCGGCATGTGCGCACGCAGGACCGGCGCAACCTCGGATTGGAACAGTTCCAGGCTACGACGCTGCTGAGCGGGGGTCACGCCGTCGGCATCGGCGCTGAGATGCATGACTTCATGGCCGAGCTGTTCGTGATAGCGACCGACCTTGTCGATGACCTGCTCGGGACTGCCGATCACCGCCGAACTGCGCGCTACGAAATCTTCCACCGAGTCGAACACCACAGGCATGCCGACCCGGCGCTGTACGGCCAACCGCGCCTCGATCACCGGCCGGTAGGTAGCCAGGGCCTCCTGAGACGTCGGCGCCACGTAGAAGCCGGCGGTCCCCGCACCCACCAACGCATCCTCGGGTCGGTGGCCGTAGAACTCCCAACGTTGCCGATAGTGACGTACCAGTTCGGCATACGGCTCGACCGTGTTGCTCACGTTGGCGGAGAAGATGGGGTCACCGTGGCGAGCGGCGAGATCCACCGAGTCCCTACTCGTTGCGCTGCCGTGCCAGATCCGGATCCTGGCCTGCAGCGGCCGAGGGACCGTCTTGGCGTCGACGAGCTCCGGGCGGAAGTGGCCCGACCATGTCACGCGCTCGTTCTGCCACAGCTGCCGGAACAGCTCGTACCCTTCTCGGTTGCGGTCCCATTGGTCGGCGGCGGTCACGTGGAACAACTCTGCCTGCGCCGCGCCGTTCCCCTTCCCGATGATCAGCTCCAGCCGCCCATCGGACAGATTGTCCAGCGTCGAATAGTCCTCGAACGCGCGCACCGGATCCAGCAGACTCAACGTCGTCACGCCGGTGAACAGGCCAATCGTCGATGTTCGCGCCGCGATGTTGCTCAGCACGACCGGCGGAGACGACGAGATGAACGGATCCTCGTGCCGCTCGCCCACCGCAAAACCGTCGTATCCGAGTTCCTCGGCGAGCACCGCCTTCTCGATCACCTCGCGCAGGCGATTGGCCGCGCTCTTCTTCTCGCCTGTGACCGGGTCGGGAAGGTGCGTAATCAGCGTTATCAGCAGGAACTTCATCGAATTGGAAAAACGGGGTGTGTCGCTTCTTCATTCCCGCGGCTGCTGCGCCGACGCACACAGTCACCTCAGCCGATGTTGTAGAGCGTCTTGACGTTCTCGTGCAGCTTGTTGGGTAGCGGCGGCGCTTCGTACGTATCGGTGACCACCTCGATGTAGGTGGCCTGGTCACCTTGGGCCGCCTTGGCCAGGGCCTCGTCGAGCTCACCGCAGGTCGTTACCCGCTCGGTGAACCAGTCGTCACACCCGAGGGCGTGCGGCAGCTCGGCGTAGTTCCAGGTAGCCACGTCGTTATAGACGATTCCGGGATCCTTGCACAGCAGCCGTTCGATGAGGTAGCCGGAGTTGTTCAGCACGAAGATGATTGGACGCAGTCCCAGGCGATGGAATTGGCTGATCTCCTGCACCGTCAACTGATGCGAGCCCTCCCCGGTGATCAGCACCACCCGGCGGTCGGGTGCGGCGACGGCGGCTCCGAGGGAGGCCGGGGTAGCCCATCCGATCGCGCCCCACAGTGTCTGGTTGTAGAAGCGCGCGCCGTGGGGCAGCTGAGCAAACGCTAATCCCATCGAGCAGGTCCCTGTCTCGGCGATGACGATGTCGTCTTCCCGAAGGAAGTCGGCCCAGCGCGGATACAGCGCCGCCGCGGTAATCGGTTCGGCGGCTGATCCGACCACCGGGCCCAATGAGGTGGGCCGCGGCCCCGGCGGGAAGCGCTTGGTCCAGGCGCGACTCGCCAGCTCGCGCAGAACGTCGGCCATCTCTACGTTTTGGTAGACCGCGGAGCCGACCGTGGTGCGGTGCAGGCCGATGTCGATGGTGCGGGCGGGGTCGAGGCGGGCGGTGAACGCGCCGGTGTTGAAGTCCGTCTGCATTGTGCCCACCGTGATGACGACGTCCGCGGACTCGACGAACACCCGGACGTCTTCTTCCATGAGTTGACCGTCGTACATACCGATGTAGCGGGGGTGGTCTTCATCAATCGCCGACTTGTCGGCGAACATGGTGGCAAAGGGCAGTCCCGCCGCATCGACGAACTGGGTTGCGATGTCGGTGATGTGAAGTCGGTGCAGCAGGAGTCCCGGCAGCACGCATGCCGTCGAAGCGGCGGAGAGCGCTTGTGCGACGGCGTCGACCGCTGCGGTCAAAGCCTCGGGCTCGCTGACGGGAAGGGGCAGCGGCGCCGAGGTCGCCAATATGGGCTTGTCGACCACGTCGGTGGGAAAGGCCAAGTACACCGGGCGGCGGTTGTACAACGCTTCGTGAATCAGCCGCTCGGTCTCGGACACCACGTTGGCCGGGGTGATGATGGCGCTTGCGCCGACGACGATGTCCGCCATCTTGCGGAACAACTCGAACTCCCCGTTGCCCAGCGTGTGATGCACCAGAGCGCGGTTGGCCTGCGTCGCGAGGTTGGGCATGCCGACGAGATGGAAGACGGGCAGGTGTTCGGCGTAGGCGCCGGCCACCGCGCTGATCGCACTCAACTCGCCGACACCGTAAGTGGTGCTCACGGCGCCCACACCCCGAACGCGCGCGTAGCCGTCGGCCGCGTATGCGGCGTTGAGTTCGTTGCAGCAGCCGATCCAGTTGATTTCGGGGTGCGCCACGATCGCGTCGTGCATGGGGAACGCGAAATCGCCTGGGACGCCGAAGACGTCGCTGATGCCGATCTCGTGGAGACGACGCAGAACGTAGTCGATGACGGTAGGGGTGGTGGACATCTGGAACCCGATCTTTCGGAGACGAATGGGCGTGGTCGGCCGGACCAACGTTACGAAGGTAGCGTCATCGGGTCCAATGGAAATTGGCTATGCCTTCATGCACGTAATTTATGAGCGGGCGGGTATTGCCCAGGCTCCACATGAACGTTCCGGGCGCCCTTGACGTTTCGCAGCCCCGAGCAATTCACACAGCCGACGCACCCCACGCAGTCCGTGCAGCGCACGCA from Mycobacterium kubicae includes these protein-coding regions:
- a CDS encoding DUF1684 domain-containing protein, with amino-acid sequence MSITGLYWLSDQFAQVADLPGRWRADTDAVYVEGIEGADRLEPVEGAPGLLVDVADRRVEVIRRTGSAALRVHDPKSPYLATYRGIPTYPPSRRWVVSGSFIPYQQPTTVTTGAVVEGLQHHHQAVGVVHFELNGAAHQLVAFRGKTGGLQLLFTDATSGVTTYPAARSLSVADPDPDGAVTLDFNRASNLPCSFTDFATCPVAPTENRLPVAVAAGEKNPR
- a CDS encoding LLM class flavin-dependent oxidoreductase, whose translation is MKFLLITLITHLPDPVTGEKKSAANRLREVIEKAVLAEELGYDGFAVGERHEDPFISSSPPVVLSNIAARTSTIGLFTGVTTLSLLDPVRAFEDYSTLDNLSDGRLELIIGKGNGAAQAELFHVTAADQWDRNREGYELFRQLWQNERVTWSGHFRPELVDAKTVPRPLQARIRIWHGSATSRDSVDLAARHGDPIFSANVSNTVEPYAELVRHYRQRWEFYGHRPEDALVGAGTAGFYVAPTSQEALATYRPVIEARLAVQRRVGMPVVFDSVEDFVARSSAVIGSPEQVIDKVGRYHEQLGHEVMHLSADADGVTPAQQRRSLELFQSEVAPVLRAHMPSRPLISQLRLGNAARQAG
- a CDS encoding alpha-keto acid decarboxylase family protein gives rise to the protein MSTTPTVIDYVLRRLHEIGISDVFGVPGDFAFPMHDAIVAHPEINWIGCCNELNAAYAADGYARVRGVGAVSTTYGVGELSAISAVAGAYAEHLPVFHLVGMPNLATQANRALVHHTLGNGEFELFRKMADIVVGASAIITPANVVSETERLIHEALYNRRPVYLAFPTDVVDKPILATSAPLPLPVSEPEALTAAVDAVAQALSAASTACVLPGLLLHRLHITDIATQFVDAAGLPFATMFADKSAIDEDHPRYIGMYDGQLMEEDVRVFVESADVVITVGTMQTDFNTGAFTARLDPARTIDIGLHRTTVGSAVYQNVEMADVLRELASRAWTKRFPPGPRPTSLGPVVGSAAEPITAAALYPRWADFLREDDIVIAETGTCSMGLAFAQLPHGARFYNQTLWGAIGWATPASLGAAVAAPDRRVVLITGEGSHQLTVQEISQFHRLGLRPIIFVLNNSGYLIERLLCKDPGIVYNDVATWNYAELPHALGCDDWFTERVTTCGELDEALAKAAQGDQATYIEVVTDTYEAPPLPNKLHENVKTLYNIG